A window from Salvia miltiorrhiza cultivar Shanhuang (shh) chromosome 2, IMPLAD_Smil_shh, whole genome shotgun sequence encodes these proteins:
- the LOC131011747 gene encoding LOW QUALITY PROTEIN: serine carboxypeptidase-like 42 (The sequence of the model RefSeq protein was modified relative to this genomic sequence to represent the inferred CDS: deleted 1 base in 1 codon): MGLRWWLAVVAGLVVGGVYGFPEEDLVVKLPGQPAVKFRQYAGYVDVDVKKGRSLFYYFVEAADEPDHKPLTLWLNGGPGCSSMGGGAFTELGPFFPIGDGRSLRINSRSWNKASNLLFVESPAGVGWSYSNTSSDYNCGDASTAMDMHLFMMGWYRKFPTFRTRDLFLTGESYAGHYIPQLAIALLDHNEHSKDFKFNIKGVAIGNPLLRLDRDVPATYEFFWSHGMISDEVGLAIMSDCDFDDYTFASPHNVSKSCNEAISEANEIVGEYVNNYDVILDVCYPSIVEQELRLKKLATKISVGVDVCMSYERRFYFNLPEVQKALHANRTNLPYSWSMCSGLLNYNEVDGNIDILPLLKRIIRNHIPVWIFSGDQDSVVPLLGSRTLVRELAHDLAFKITVPYGAWFHKGQVGGWVTEYGNLLTFATVRGAAHMVPYAQPSRALHLFSSFVRGRRLPNNTRPSIDE; encoded by the exons ATGGGACTGCGGTGGTGGCTGGCGGTGGTGGCGGGATTGGTGGTTGGGGGTGTTTATGGCTTCCCGGAGGAGGATCTAGTGGTGAAATTGCCAGGTCAGCCGGCGGTGAAGTTTAGGCAGTATGCAGGCTATGTCGACGTCGATGTGAAAAAGGGGAGGAGTTTGTTTTACTATTTTGTGGAAGCTGCTGATGAACCTGATCACAAGCCCTTAACTTTATGGCTCAATGGAG GTCCGGGTTGCTCATCAATGGGAGGAGGTGCGTTCACGGAGTTAGGTCCTTTCTTTCCTATAGGGGATGGCCGCAGCCTCCGAATAAACTCAAGATCGTGGAACAAAG CATCGAATCTTCTGTTTGTTGAGTCTCCAGCCGGTGTAGGGTGGTCGTATTCAAACACCAGCTCCGACTACAATTGTGGTGATGCATCCACAG CAATGGATATGCACCTGTTCATGATGGGATGGTAC AGGAAGTTTCCTACATTCAGAACCAGAGATTTATTTCTCACCGGTGAAAGTTATGCCG GGCATTACATACCGCAATTAGCTATTGCTCTGCTGGACCATAACGAGCACTCTAAAGACTTCAAGTTCAACATTAAGGGTGTTGCT ATTGGCAACCCGCTTCTGAGGCTTGATCGTGATGTACCAGCAACATACGAGTTCTTCTGGTCGCATGGAATGATTTCGGATGAAGTTGGACTTGCCATTATGAGCGACTGTGATTTCGATGATTATACATTTGCTAGTCCGCACAATGTGTCTAAATCCTGCAACGAGGCCATATCCGAGGCAAATGAGATTGTTGGTGAATATGTTAACAATTATGATGTTATTCTGGATGTGTGCTACCCATCCATTGTTGAGCAAGAACTGCGACTAAAAAAACTG GCTACCAAGATCAGTGTTGGTGTAGATGTCTGCATGAGCTACGAAAGGCGCTTCTACTTCAATCTTCCCGAGGTTCAAAAGGCTCTACATGCAAATCGAACCAATCTACCGTATAGTTGGTCAATGTGCAGTGG CCTTCTGAATTACAACGAGGTAGACGGTAACATTGACATTCTTCCTTTGCTAAAGAGGATCATTCGAAATCACATTCCAGTTTGGATTTTTAG TGGGGATCAAGATTCGGTTGTACCTTTACTTGGTTCACGTACATTAGTGCGTGAGCTTGCTCATGATCTCGCGTTCAAGATCACAGTCCCGTATGGAGCTTGGTTCCATAAAGGACAG GTGGGAGGTTGGGTGACTGAGTATGGAAACTTGCTGACTTTTGCAACGGTTAGAGGTGCTGCTCATATGGTGCCTTATGCACAGCCATCAAGGGCTCTGCATCTCTTCAGCTCGTTTGTTCGAGGCAGGAGACTGCCAAACAACACGAGGCCTTCCATTGATGAATAA
- the LOC131011749 gene encoding uncharacterized protein LOC131011749: MLPTDSTKTLSFKRCIKDGDLVILYERHDVMKAVKVSEKGVLQNRFGMFKHSDWIGKPFGSKIFSSKGGFVYLLAPTPELWTLVLSHRTQILYIADISFVIMYLEIVPGCVVLESGTGSGSLSTSLARAVAPHGHVYTFDFHQERAASAREDFERTGLSSLVTVGVRDIQGEGFPDEFLGRVDSVFLDLPQPWLAIPSAAKMLQQDGVLCSFSPCIEQVQRSCETLKSSFTDIRTFEILLHTYEVREGHLASWQDGDGVLASLKGCKKRQRSTNGQENSRPQTVMARRMGETRGHTGYLTFARLNCVR; this comes from the exons ATGTTGCCAACTGATTCTACCAAAACGTTATCATTCAAACGCTGCATAAAGGACGGGGACTTGGTTATCCTGTATGAGCGACACGATGTGATGAAGGCTGTAAAAGTTTCGGAAAAGGGGGTTTTACAGAACCGTTTTGGTATGTTTAAGCATTCTGATTGGATTGGGAAACCATTCGGCTCCAAGATCTTCAGCAGTAAAGGaggatttgtttatttattagcTCCGACTCCTGAGTTGTGGACTTTGGTTTTGAGCCATAGGACGCAGATTTTATATATTGCGGATATAAGCTTTGTTATTATGTACTTGGAGATTGTTCCTGGATGTGTGGTGCTTGAATCTGGCACTGGAAGTGGATCCTTGTCTACTTCTCTTGCACGTGCTGTTGCTCCCCATGGGCATGTTTACACGTTTGATTTCCATCAAGAGAGGGCTGCTTCGGCCAG GGAGGATTTTGAACGCACAGGATTGAGTAGTTTGGTGACAGTTGGTGTGAGAGACATTCAGGGTGAGGGTTTCCCAGATGAATTCTTGGGCAGGGTGGATTCAGTTTTCCTCGACCTGCCTCAGCCATGGTTAGCGATTCCTTCTGCTGCAAAAATGTTGCAGCAAGATGGGGTCTTGTGTTCCTTCTCTCCCTGTATCGAGCAAGTGCAGAGATCTTGTGAGACGCTTAAATCCTCCTTTACCG ATATAAGAACGTTTGAGATACTCCTCCACACATATGAAGTTCGAGAAGGACACTTGGCAAGTTGGCAGGACGGTGATGGGGTTTTGGCATCTCTTAAGGGTTGCAAGAAGAGACAGCGTTCAACAAATGGACAGGAAAATTCTCGACCTCAGACTGTCATGGCTCGACGAATGGGTGAGACTAGAGGGCATACTGGTTACTTGACTTTTGCCAGACTCAATTGCGTCAGGTAG
- the LOC131011751 gene encoding protein trichome berefringence-like 7: MSAVINRLYWDLCGYLRPMLKRVVKFSKILAGNYSKSSMFQSVTAIFMFGSILCFIVVMGSSYFYMFPSSESVVDTNRSRDGNISNECNVFDGKWVVDDSYPLYNASDCPFIERGFDCVGNGRKDTDYLKWRWKPKNCEVPRFDVGAVLKYLRGKRVVFVGDSLSRTQWESMVCMLMSGVEDKRFVYEANGNEITKQIRHLSVRFETFAFTVEFYRSVFLVQPGPAPKHSPRRVKAVLRLDQMDDISSEWIDSDILIFNSGHWWTPTKLFELGWYFQNGGRMKLGMPISNGFKIALATWKSWVEKAVNPNKTRVFFRTFESSHWSSGSRQNCKVTRQPSFKAKGKQRSPVSDAIIKAMNNVSVPVKLLHVTQMGASRSDAHVGSWSDNPSVPDCSHWCLPGLPDIWNELLFSFLLSK, translated from the exons ATGAGTGCAGTCATAAATAGATTGTACTGGGATTTGTGTGGCTATTTGAGGCCAATGTTGAAGAGGGTTGTCAAATTTAGTAAGATTTTAGCTGGGAATTACAGCAAAAGCTCGATGTTTCAGTCTGTTACTGCAATTTTCATGTTTGGTTCCATTCTATGCTTCATTGTGGTAATGGGGTCCAGTTATTTTTACATGTTTCCATCTTCTGAAAGTGTTGTTGATACTAATCGAAGTAGAGATGGTAATATTAGCAACGAATGCAACGTGTTTGATGGGAAATGGGTGGTGGATGATAGTTATCCATTGTATAATGCATCGGATTGCCCTTTTATCGAACGTGGATTTGATTGTGTGGGTAATGGAAGGAAAGATACGGATTATCTGAAGTGGAGGTGGAAGCCTAAGAATTGTGAGGTTCCAAGATTTGATGTGGGTGCTGTGTTGAAGTATCTGCGTGGGAAGAGGGTGGTTTTCGTTGGGGATTCGCTGAGTAGAACTCAATGGGAGTCTATGGTTTGTATGCTGATGAGTGGTGTTGAGGATAAGAGGTTTGTGTATGAGGCCAATGGGAATGAGATCACAAAGCAGATTAGGCATTTGAGTGTTAGGTTTGAGACATTTGCTTTCACTGTCGAGTTCTATCGCTCTGTTTTCCTGGTGCAGCCGGGTCCAGCGCCCAAGCATTCTCCGAGGAGAGTCAAGGCTGTGCTCAGACTGGACCAAATGGATGATATTAGCAGTGAATGGATTGATTCGGATATTCTTATTTTCAATTCGGGGCATTGGTGGACACCGACAAAACTCTTTGAACT GGGCTGGTATTTTCAGAATGGTGGAAGGATGAAGCTTGGGATGCCAATAAGTAATGGCTTCAAGATTGCATTAGCTACTTGGAAATCTTGGGTAGAGAAGGCAGTGAACCCCAACAAGACACGGGTCTTTTTCCGGACCTTTGAATCTTCTCATTGGAG TAGCGGATCCCGTCAGAATTGCAAAGTAACAAGGCAGCCTTCTTTCAAAGCTAAAGGAAAACAGAGGAGTCCGGTATCTGATGCAATAATCAAAGCTATGAATAATGTGTCCGTCCCTGTGAAATTGCTGCATGTTACTCAGATGGGTGCCTCTCGGAGTGATGCACACGTGGGTTCGTGGAGTGATAACCCATCGGTTCCTGACTGTAGCCATTGGTGCCTGCCTGGGTTACCGGATATATGGAACGAGCTCCTCTTCTCGTTTCTGCTCTCAAAGTAA
- the LOC131009623 gene encoding protein TRACHEARY ELEMENT DIFFERENTIATION-RELATED 7A-like: MEKQLCPYLTSGYILQIAFFLHHLLTSFLIPPRPHVVPPPPPHVIPHPPRPHVVPPPPPFHPIAPPPHVHPPPPPDNAPTVVIVIFVSFGCFFFAAFCCFALWCLIKNRKHKKMVNETDIIRTDEHLKVKEAIIQGPNGPELVVLSIEDDKHTQEEIIKNEKMEMKHLHANAKSGEIAATDHLP, encoded by the exons ATGGAGAAACAGCTTTGCCCGTATTTGACCTCAGGTTATATATTGCAGATTGCCTTT TTCCTCCACCACCTCCTCACGTCGTTCCTCATTCCGCCACGGCCTCATGTCgttcctccaccaccacctcaCGTCATTCCTCATCCGCCACGGCCTCATGTCGTTCCTCCACCACCTCCGTTCCACCCCATTGCGCCACCCCCTCATGTTCATCCACCACCGCCTCCGGACAATGCTCCTACTGTGGTCATAGTGATCTTCGTCTCGTTCGGATGCTTCTTCTTCGCCGCCTTCTGCTGCTTTGCTCTTTGGTGCTTGATCAAGAATAGGAAACATAAGAAGATGGTGAACGAAACCGATATCATACGTACTGATGAACATCTGAAGGTGAAAGAGGCCATCATTCAAGGCCCCAACGGGCCGGAGCTCGTCGTCTTATCCATAGAAGATGACAAGCATACTCAAGAAGAGATCATCAagaatgagaagatggaaatgAAGCACTTGCATGCAAATGCAAAATCTGGAGAAATTGCTGCAACTGATCATCTTCCTTGA